AGCGCGGCATCGACCTCGCCGCGGGTGAGCCCGGCGGTGCGGTCGTCGATCCGCAGCAGTTCGAGCGGGGTCTGCGGGTACCGCTCGTGCCAGCGGCGGAGCAGGGGTGTGGTGTACGGGCCGAACGCGGACCAGGCGTGCCCGAGCCGCAGCGGCCGGTGGCGCAGCCCGCCCGGGTCGAGCGCCTCGTCGAACGCGTCGACCGCGGCGGCGGCCCTGTCCCGGAAGACGACGCCTTCCGGGGTGAGGACGAGATGGTGGGTGGACCGGTCGACGAGCCGGATGCCGAGGTGCTGCTCCAGGGCGGCGAGGGTGCGGGAGACCGCGGGCTGGGTGAGGCGGAGGCGGGCGGCGGCGCGGGTGACGTTGCCCTCGTCGGCGATCGCGAGGAAGGCACGCAGATGGCGGACCTCGATACCGCGGCCGGAACTCCGCCCCATGCCACCCATGCTCATGCGCCACAAGCATAACGGGAGCCCAACAGGCATTTCACGCGCCGCGCGGAGGTGCCTACGGTAAGCGGAGGTGCCAGGCGTTGAGAGTGCATTATATTCAATCGTGCAGTGCATTGAAATGAACTAAATGGATTCGGGAGGAACACCGCAGGTGAACGACCAGCGCAGTGCAGCAGGGGTGGCGGCCATGGAGCGGGCCGCAGCCGTCGCCGTACCGGAGACGGTGGCCGTCCCGGGCGCGGCCGGCGAGGCTGTCCGCCCCAAGGGCCGAGGGGCGGCGCTCGCCCCGGTCGCGCTGGTGGTCGCGGGCGGCCTCTCCGTCCAGTTCGGCTCCGCGATCGCGGTCCTGCTGATGCCCCGGGCCGGCGCGCTCGGTGTCGTCACCCTGCGCCTGGCCGCCGCCGCGCTCGTCCTGCTGGTCGTCTGCCGCCCGAAGCTGCGCGGCTATGCACGCGCCGACTGGGGCACGGTCCTCGCGTTCGGGGTGGTCATGGGCGCCATGAACACGCTGTTCTACCAGGCCGCCGACCGCATCCCGCTGGGCGCGGCCGTCACCCTTGAGGTGCTGGGCCCGCTCGTCCTCTCGGTGGTCGCGTCCCGCCGCCTGGTCAACGTGGTGTGGGCGGGCCTCGCGCTGGGCGGCGTCGTGCTGCTGAGCGGGGGAGGCTTCGACCGCCTCGATCCGGTGGGCGCCGCGTACGCACTGGGCGCGGGCGCCATGTGGGCCGCGTACATCGTCTTCAGTGCCCGCACCGGCCGCCGCTTCCCCCAGGCGGACGGCCTCGCCCTGGCCATGGTGGTCGCCGCGCTCCTCTCGCTGCCCCTCGGCATCCTGGAGTCCGGCTCGAAACTGCTGGTCCCGTCCACTCTGGGGCTGGGCGCGGCGGTGGCGATGCTGAGTTCGGTCCTCCCGTACACCCTCGAACTCATGGCGCTGCGCCGCCTGCCCGCGCCGACTTTCGCGATCCTGATGAGCCTGGAACCGGCCATCGCGGCCACGGCCGGCTTCCTCATCCTCGATCAGGCCCTCTCCACGACGGACGCCCTGGCCATCGCTCTGGTCATCGGGGCGAGCATGGGTGCGGTACGCAGTCAGGTGCGGGGCGGGAAGGGCCGCAAGCGCGCCTGACGGTCCGCCATCGCCCCGCCGGGCAGAAAACAATGCAAGCACGCTTGCTTGTTTATGGAGCCGCTGCCATGCTCCTGGGCACACCGCCTTGCCCCGAGGGGAGCGCACCGTGCCCGATGTCGCCGCCGTGATCGACGACATGCGCGACGAGAGCCAGGAACTCGACCTGCTCGTACGGGAGTTGAGCGCCATGCAATGGTCCGCTCCGACCCCCGCCCCCGGCTGGGGCATCGCGCACCAGATCGCCCATCTCACCTGGACCGACGAGGCCGCGCTGCTCGCCGCCACCGATGCCGAGGCCTTCGCCGGAGAGGTGACCAAGGCTCTGGAGGCGCCCGAATCCTTTGTCGACCGGGGCGCCGAGGAGCTGGCCGCGCTCACCCCGGACGCGCTGCTCACGCGGTGGCGGGACGGGCGGCAGCGGCTGGAGGCGGCCCTGCGCAATGCCCCGGCCGGTACGCGCATCCCCTGGTACGGGCCGCCGATGGGCGTCGCCACCATGGCGAGCGCCCGGATCATGGAGACCTGGGCGCACGGCCAGGACATCGCCGACGCCCTCGGGGTCACCCGGCCCCCCACCGCCCGGCTGCGGCACATCGCCCGGATCGGGGTGCGGGCCAGGGACTACGCCTATCTGGTACGGGGCATCAAGGCGCCAGGGGAGGAGTTCCGGGTGGAACTCACCACCCCGCAGGGCGAGTCGATCGCCTTCGGGCCCGAGGACGCGCCGCAGCGCGTCACCGGACCGCTGGTCGACTTCTGCCTCCTCGTCACCCAGCGCGCCCACCGCGACGACCTCGCCGTCCGGGCCACCGGGCCCGACGCCGACCAGTGGCTGGACATCGCCCAGGCCTTCGCCGGGCCCGCCGGACCCGGCCGCGCACCCCGCGGAGGCGGCAAGTGACCGCAGTGCTGCGGATCGGCAACGCCTCCGGGTTCTACGGCGACCGCTTCGACGCCGTGCGCGAGATGCTCACCGGCGGACCGCTCGACGTCCTCACCGGGGACTATCTCGCCGAGCTGACCATGCTCATCCTCGGCCGGAGCCGCCTGAAGGACCCCGCGCGCGGCTACGCCACCACCTTTCTGCGCCAGCTCGAAGAGGGCCTCGGGCTCGCCCACGAACGCGGGGTGAAGATCGTCGCCAATGCCGGAGGGCTCAACCCGGCCGGACTCGCCGACGCCGTACGGGAGCTGGCGGCGAAGGTGGGGGTGCCCGTGCGGGTCGCCCATGTGGAGGGCGACAGCCTCCCCGTACCCGAAGGGTTCCTCACCGCGAACGCCTACCTCGGCGGTGCCGGGATCGCCGCCTGTCTCACCGCGGGTGCCGATGTCGTCGTCACCGGGCGGGTCACCGACGCCGCCCTCGTCACCGGCCCCGCCGCCGCCCACTTCGGCTGGGGGCCGGACGACCACGACGCCCTCGCCGGGGCCGTCGTCGCCGGACACGTACTGGAGTGCGGCACCCAGGCCACCGGCGGGAACTACTCCTTCTTCCGCGGCCACGACCTGCGCCGGCCCGGCTTCCCCGTCGCCGAGATCCACGCCGACGGCTCGTCCGTCATCACCAAGCACGACGGCACGGGCGGCATCGTCGACATCGGCACCGTCACCGCCCAGCTGCTGTACGAGACCGGCGGGGCCCGGTACGCCGGACCGGACGTCACCGCCCGGCTCGACACCGTACGGCTGACCCAGGACGGCCCCGACCGGGTCAGGATCTCCGGTGTGCGCGGCGAGGCGCCGCCGCCCACCCTCAAGGCCGGGCTCACCCGGCTCGGCGGCTGGCGCAACGAGGTCGTCCTCGTCCTCACCGGGCTCGACATCGAGGCCAAGGCGCAGCTCGTCCAGGACCAGTTCGCGGACGCGCTGAGCCGGACCCGTACCCGACCGGACGAAGTGCGCTGGGAGCTGGCCCGGACCGACCGGGACGACGCCGGCACCGAGGAGACCGCGAGCGCGCTGCTCCGGCTCGTCGTCCGCGACCAGGACCCGGACACCGTCGGCCGCGCGGTCTCCGGCGCCGCGATCGAACTCGCCCTCGGCAGCTACCCCGGCTTCCACGTCACCGCCCCGCCCGGCAAGGGCGAGCCCTACGGGGTCTTCGAGGCGCGGTACGTACCGGCGGCGGAGGTTGCGCACATCGCCGTGCTCCCCGACGGGCGGCGCGAGCGCCAGAAGCCTCCCGTGCGGACGCAGCCCCTGCGGGAGGCCGGGGAGCCGCCGCTGCCCGACCCCCTGCCGTCCACCGCACCCACCAGGTCCGCCCCGCTCGGCCGGATCGCGGGCGCCCGCAGCGGTGACAAGGGCGGGGACGCCAACGTGGGGGTGTGGGCCCTCGGCGAGGACGCCTGGCGGTGGCTGGCCCATGAGCTGACCGCTGCGCGGCTGAAGGAACTGCTGCCGGAGACCGCGGGCCTCACCGTCGTACGCCATGTCCTGCCCAACCTGCGCGCCCTGAACTTCGTCGTGCACGGGCTGCTCGGCGAGGGCGTCGCCGCCCGGCACCGGTTCGATCCGCAGGCCAAGGCGGTGGGGGAGTGGCTGCGCTCCCGGCATCTCCCCCTTCCCGTATCGCTGCTGGAAGCCGTCCACGCACCGGAGGTGACCGCATGACCGTCCTGCCCACCGGGCTCGACACCGCGAGCCCCGAATATGCCGCGAACCGCGCGGCCATGCTCACCAAGCTCGACGAGCTGGCCGGTGAGCACACCAAGGCGCGGGCGGGCGGCGGCGAGAAGTACACCGCACGGCACCGCGCCCGCGGCAAGCTCCTGGCCCGCGAACGGATCGAGCTGCTGATCGACGAGGACACCCCGTTCCTGGAGCTGTCGCCGCTCGCCGCCTGGGGCAGCGAGGCCCCCGAGTACACAGTGGGCGCCTCGCTCGTCACGGGCATCGGGGTGGTCTCGGGCGTGGAGTGCCTGATCACCGCCAACGACCCGACCGTACGCGGCGGCGCGTCCAACCCCTGGACCCTGAAGAAGGCCCTGCGGGCGAACGAGATCGCCTTCGCCAACCGGCTGCCCTGCATCAGCCTCGTCGAATCGGGCGGCGCCGACCTCCCTTCGCAGAAGGAGATCTTCATCCCGGGCGGGGCGCTGTTCCGCGACCTCACCCGGCTGTCGGCAGCCGGAATCCCGACCGTGGCCGTGGTCTTCGGGAACTCGACCGCCGGTGGGGCGTACGTCCCCGGCATGTCCGACCACACCGTCATGATCAAGGAACGGTCCAAGGTCTTCCTCGGCGGACCGCCCCTGGTGAAGATGGCGACCGGCGAGGAGAGCGACGACGAATCGCTCGGCGGCGCCGAGATGCACGCCCGCACCTCCGGCCTCGCCGACCACTTCGCCGTCGACGAGCAGGACGCGCTGCGCCAGGCCCGCCGGATCGTCGCCCGTCTCAACTGGCGCAAGGCACAACCCGATCCGGGCCCCGCCGAGCCGCCGAAGTACGACGAGGACGAGCTGCTCGGCATCGTGCCCGGCGATCTGAAGGTGCCCTTCGACCCGCGCGAGGTCATCGCCCGGCTCGTCGACGGCTCCGGCTTCGACGCCTTCAAGCCGCTGTACGGGACCAGCCTGGTCACCGGATGGGCCACGCTCCACGGCTATCCCGTAGGCATCCTCGCCAACGCCCAAGGGGTGCTGTTCAGCGAGGAGTCGCAGAAGGCCGCCCAGTTCATCCAGCTCGCCAACCAGCGCGACATCCCCCTGCTCTTCCTGCACAACACCACCGGCTACATGGTCGGCAAGGAGTACGAGCAGGGCGGCATCATCAAACACGGCGCGATGATGATCAACGCGGTGTCGAACTCCAAGGTCCCGCATCTGTCGGTGCTGATGGGCGCCTCGTACGGGGCCGGGCACTACGGAATGTGCGGACGGGCCTACGACCCCCGCTTCCTCTTCGCCTGGCCCAGCAGCAAGTCCGCCGTCATGGGGCCACAGCAGCTCGCCGGGGTGCTGTCCATCGTCGCCCGCGCCTCCGCCGCCGCCAAGGGACGTCCCTACGACGACGAGGCCGACGCCGGGCTGCGTGCCATGGTGGAGCAGCAGATCGAGTCCGAGTCGCTGCCGATGTTCCTCTCCGGGCGGCTCTACGACGACGGGGTCATCGACCCGCGCGACACCAGGACCGTCCTCGGGATGTGCCTGTCCGCGATCCACACCGCCCCGGTCGAAGGCGCCCGCGGCGGCTTCGGCATCTTCCGGATGTGAGGACGAACATGATCAGCACCCTGCTCGTCGCCAACCGGGGCGAGATCGCCTGCCGGATCTTCCGCACCTGCCGCGCGCTGGGCATCGCCACCGTCGCCGTCTACTCGGACGCCGACGCCGACGCGCTGCACATGAGGGAGGCGGACACCGCCGTAAGGCTGCCGGGGGCCGCGCCCGCCGACACCTATCTGCGCGGCGACCTCGTCGTGCGCGCCGCGCTCGCGGCGGGCGCGGACGCCGTGCACCCCGGCTACGGATTCCTCTCCGAGAACGCCGGATTCGCCCAGGCCGTGCAGGACGCCGGTCTCGTATGGGTGGGGCCGCCGGTCAAGGCCATCGAGCTGATGGCGTCCAAGACCCGGGCCAAGGAACTCATGGCCGCCGCCGGGGTGCCGCTGCTCGCCCCCGTCGACCCGGCGCAGGCGACCGCAGGTGACCTGCCGCTGCTGCTGAAGGCGGCGGCGGGCGGGGGCGGACGCGGGATGCGGATCGTACGTCGACTGGCCGATCTTCCGGGCGAGTTGACGGCCGCTTCCGCCGAGGCAGCCGCCGCGTTCGGGGACGGCGAGGTCTTCGCGGAGCCGTACGTGGAGCGCGGCCGACACGTCGAGGTCCAGGTCATGGCCGACGAACACGGCGGCGTCTGGGCGCTCGGCACCCGTGACTGCTCACTCCAGCGCCGCCACCAGAAGGTCAT
This sequence is a window from Streptomyces sp. NBC_01217. Protein-coding genes within it:
- a CDS encoding acyl-CoA carboxylase subunit beta; translation: MTVLPTGLDTASPEYAANRAAMLTKLDELAGEHTKARAGGGEKYTARHRARGKLLARERIELLIDEDTPFLELSPLAAWGSEAPEYTVGASLVTGIGVVSGVECLITANDPTVRGGASNPWTLKKALRANEIAFANRLPCISLVESGGADLPSQKEIFIPGGALFRDLTRLSAAGIPTVAVVFGNSTAGGAYVPGMSDHTVMIKERSKVFLGGPPLVKMATGEESDDESLGGAEMHARTSGLADHFAVDEQDALRQARRIVARLNWRKAQPDPGPAEPPKYDEDELLGIVPGDLKVPFDPREVIARLVDGSGFDAFKPLYGTSLVTGWATLHGYPVGILANAQGVLFSEESQKAAQFIQLANQRDIPLLFLHNTTGYMVGKEYEQGGIIKHGAMMINAVSNSKVPHLSVLMGASYGAGHYGMCGRAYDPRFLFAWPSSKSAVMGPQQLAGVLSIVARASAAAKGRPYDDEADAGLRAMVEQQIESESLPMFLSGRLYDDGVIDPRDTRTVLGMCLSAIHTAPVEGARGGFGIFRM
- a CDS encoding acyclic terpene utilization AtuA family protein encodes the protein MTAVLRIGNASGFYGDRFDAVREMLTGGPLDVLTGDYLAELTMLILGRSRLKDPARGYATTFLRQLEEGLGLAHERGVKIVANAGGLNPAGLADAVRELAAKVGVPVRVAHVEGDSLPVPEGFLTANAYLGGAGIAACLTAGADVVVTGRVTDAALVTGPAAAHFGWGPDDHDALAGAVVAGHVLECGTQATGGNYSFFRGHDLRRPGFPVAEIHADGSSVITKHDGTGGIVDIGTVTAQLLYETGGARYAGPDVTARLDTVRLTQDGPDRVRISGVRGEAPPPTLKAGLTRLGGWRNEVVLVLTGLDIEAKAQLVQDQFADALSRTRTRPDEVRWELARTDRDDAGTEETASALLRLVVRDQDPDTVGRAVSGAAIELALGSYPGFHVTAPPGKGEPYGVFEARYVPAAEVAHIAVLPDGRRERQKPPVRTQPLREAGEPPLPDPLPSTAPTRSAPLGRIAGARSGDKGGDANVGVWALGEDAWRWLAHELTAARLKELLPETAGLTVVRHVLPNLRALNFVVHGLLGEGVAARHRFDPQAKAVGEWLRSRHLPLPVSLLEAVHAPEVTA
- a CDS encoding EamA family transporter, with the protein product MNDQRSAAGVAAMERAAAVAVPETVAVPGAAGEAVRPKGRGAALAPVALVVAGGLSVQFGSAIAVLLMPRAGALGVVTLRLAAAALVLLVVCRPKLRGYARADWGTVLAFGVVMGAMNTLFYQAADRIPLGAAVTLEVLGPLVLSVVASRRLVNVVWAGLALGGVVLLSGGGFDRLDPVGAAYALGAGAMWAAYIVFSARTGRRFPQADGLALAMVVAALLSLPLGILESGSKLLVPSTLGLGAAVAMLSSVLPYTLELMALRRLPAPTFAILMSLEPAIAATAGFLILDQALSTTDALAIALVIGASMGAVRSQVRGGKGRKRA
- a CDS encoding TIGR03084 family metal-binding protein, producing MPDVAAVIDDMRDESQELDLLVRELSAMQWSAPTPAPGWGIAHQIAHLTWTDEAALLAATDAEAFAGEVTKALEAPESFVDRGAEELAALTPDALLTRWRDGRQRLEAALRNAPAGTRIPWYGPPMGVATMASARIMETWAHGQDIADALGVTRPPTARLRHIARIGVRARDYAYLVRGIKAPGEEFRVELTTPQGESIAFGPEDAPQRVTGPLVDFCLLVTQRAHRDDLAVRATGPDADQWLDIAQAFAGPAGPGRAPRGGGK